From one Leptospira dzoumogneensis genomic stretch:
- a CDS encoding SpoIIE family protein phosphatase → MDQFYFNFYFFGSLLACLFSIYVTFFFLSIKDRSKAAFHLGLSTLAMTIFHLAYIIAFISFDQWTIIHRWLAIPSPMMGFIQCFIFFFYFPNPRNVKFGLTVYSILYAGLAIVEAAFIAVTLQSDHRFNIGSNYWDFESHKFYKIFSIIILIYNFSFLASATWRAIVERGKERRWIIYIAIAYSTITIIPGILNVMSRDGSVSRKVFQHTTDIALVAGLFLVLIIYANATKERTTILSKIVAVTMATFLLAFQLVGYAILNGYETSFDTLKVQASELAAFQGKKPEGFAYLLSFDPESKEFVLEKGEKDPRFDPEDRLEIKFFNTIRKLANMGTLNAKERWERSKVILSNSPKEFYAYSEGIKNFYESKGETKVSDEELIDFFRFLNKKLNIIKNKFSNLPSKNDPAAVLKLLNSEEIGLRSVLEQVRKKVEKDISSGKSELEVRSSFILPLTSLREVGERMYRGAKFNKADEKTPEFYLAYLVIHPENEKIYEVGFTYRSFREYLHSPSLVMVICLLVMIVTISFGFRFFFHNAIVKPMEDIVVGLTEVNSGNLEYRLVPRVEDEIGFIARSFNRMARSIQAARKRLEQYANELEEKVKDRTKELEQTLNEVQELKQQQDADYFLTSLLIKPLGSNKANQENVKVEFLLKQKKRFTFRKHEDEIGGDLNISNHIDLQGRSYTVFLNGDAMGKSMQGAGGALVLGSVFESIIERTRVVDTIKKQSPERWLKNAFIELHKVFESFDGSMLVSSVIGLVDDELGILYYINAEHPWTVLYRDGIASFIENEFMFRKLGTTGVEGTIFIKTFQLEPGDCIFVGSDGRDDIIVGMDSDGDRIINDDEKLFLNSVEKGRGDLQEIYNVILNNGKLSDDLSLIRLSFTGNGKHTIPQDEKRQRIKELLRSAKETFLNKDTQEALSYLEEAESLDSRVPEVKKNFIKLFLKLKDYQKAARYAEDYFKMNPIDSEILYVASFAARKAGQIRKALDFSERLRLREPSHIKNLTNLAEIYIAVKNFDRADSILKDAVRLDPSNESISKVQDLLKKYSDRFSNGNGQPKGS, encoded by the coding sequence ATGGATCAGTTCTATTTTAATTTTTACTTTTTCGGTTCTCTATTAGCCTGTCTTTTTTCCATTTACGTTACCTTCTTCTTTTTAAGTATAAAGGATAGAAGTAAGGCAGCATTTCACTTGGGTCTCTCCACCTTGGCGATGACCATATTTCATTTAGCTTACATTATCGCGTTCATTTCCTTTGATCAATGGACGATCATCCATCGCTGGTTGGCGATCCCTTCTCCTATGATGGGATTTATTCAGTGTTTTATATTTTTCTTTTATTTTCCGAATCCAAGAAACGTTAAGTTCGGTTTAACCGTTTATTCTATTCTATATGCGGGACTCGCGATTGTCGAAGCTGCATTTATTGCGGTGACATTACAATCGGACCATCGTTTTAATATAGGCAGCAATTATTGGGATTTCGAATCCCATAAGTTCTACAAAATTTTTTCCATTATAATTTTGATATATAACTTTTCCTTTTTGGCTTCCGCTACTTGGAGAGCAATTGTAGAGAGAGGAAAAGAGAGAAGATGGATCATTTATATCGCGATCGCTTATTCTACCATCACGATCATTCCCGGTATTCTGAATGTAATGAGCAGGGACGGCTCCGTTTCTAGAAAAGTATTCCAACATACTACCGATATTGCGCTTGTAGCCGGTCTTTTTCTTGTATTGATCATTTACGCGAATGCTACCAAGGAAAGGACCACCATTTTGAGTAAGATTGTGGCTGTGACTATGGCTACTTTCCTTTTAGCGTTCCAGTTAGTCGGTTATGCGATATTAAACGGTTATGAAACTTCCTTTGACACATTAAAAGTACAAGCTTCCGAACTTGCCGCGTTTCAAGGTAAGAAACCGGAGGGATTTGCCTACCTTCTATCCTTTGATCCGGAATCTAAAGAGTTCGTTTTAGAGAAAGGGGAGAAGGACCCTAGGTTCGATCCGGAAGATCGTTTAGAGATCAAATTTTTTAATACAATCCGAAAACTTGCCAATATGGGAACATTGAACGCTAAAGAAAGATGGGAAAGATCTAAGGTCATTCTTTCTAATTCTCCTAAAGAGTTTTACGCATATTCGGAAGGGATTAAGAATTTTTACGAATCAAAAGGAGAAACAAAAGTTTCGGATGAGGAGCTTATCGATTTCTTTCGTTTCTTAAATAAAAAACTGAATATTATAAAAAATAAATTTTCCAATCTTCCTTCTAAAAATGATCCGGCGGCGGTGCTTAAACTCTTAAATTCGGAAGAGATAGGTTTAAGATCAGTGCTCGAGCAAGTTCGCAAAAAAGTGGAGAAGGATATATCTTCCGGAAAATCCGAGTTAGAGGTAAGATCTTCCTTCATTCTTCCGTTAACTTCTTTAAGAGAAGTGGGAGAAAGGATGTATAGAGGGGCCAAATTTAATAAAGCGGATGAAAAAACTCCGGAGTTCTATTTGGCCTATTTGGTAATCCACCCTGAGAATGAAAAAATTTACGAGGTAGGATTCACTTACAGATCCTTCAGGGAATATTTGCATTCTCCTTCATTAGTAATGGTGATCTGTCTTTTGGTGATGATAGTTACTATTAGTTTTGGATTTAGATTCTTCTTCCATAATGCGATCGTAAAACCGATGGAAGATATCGTAGTCGGATTGACCGAAGTGAATTCCGGGAATTTGGAATATAGATTGGTTCCAAGAGTAGAGGACGAGATAGGATTTATCGCAAGATCTTTTAATAGAATGGCCAGATCCATTCAGGCCGCCAGAAAAAGATTGGAACAATATGCCAATGAACTGGAAGAGAAGGTAAAAGACAGGACAAAGGAACTGGAACAGACATTAAACGAGGTCCAGGAACTAAAACAACAACAGGATGCGGATTATTTTTTAACTTCTCTTTTGATCAAACCCTTAGGTTCGAATAAGGCAAATCAAGAAAACGTAAAAGTGGAATTTCTTCTGAAACAAAAGAAAAGATTCACTTTTAGGAAACATGAAGATGAGATCGGCGGGGATTTGAATATCTCCAATCATATAGATTTGCAGGGCAGATCTTATACCGTTTTTTTGAACGGGGATGCGATGGGTAAATCCATGCAGGGTGCGGGAGGAGCGCTGGTTTTGGGTTCCGTTTTCGAATCCATTATCGAAAGGACCAGAGTAGTGGACACGATCAAAAAACAATCTCCGGAAAGATGGTTGAAGAACGCATTTATCGAATTGCATAAGGTATTCGAAAGTTTTGACGGTTCTATGCTGGTCTCCTCCGTGATCGGCCTCGTGGATGATGAACTCGGAATATTATATTATATTAATGCGGAACATCCTTGGACGGTTTTGTACCGGGATGGGATCGCAAGTTTTATAGAGAATGAGTTCATGTTCAGGAAATTAGGAACAACCGGAGTGGAAGGTACTATTTTTATCAAAACATTCCAGTTGGAGCCGGGGGATTGTATCTTTGTCGGATCCGATGGCAGGGATGATATTATCGTGGGTATGGATTCGGATGGGGATAGGATCATCAATGATGATGAAAAGTTATTCTTGAATTCCGTGGAAAAGGGAAGAGGAGATCTTCAAGAGATCTATAATGTCATTTTGAATAACGGTAAATTAAGCGATGATCTTTCTCTGATCCGATTATCTTTTACTGGAAACGGAAAACATACAATCCCTCAAGACGAAAAAAGGCAAAGGATCAAGGAACTACTCAGAAGCGCAAAGGAAACCTTCTTAAATAAAGATACCCAAGAGGCGCTTAGTTATTTAGAAGAAGCGGAATCTTTGGATAGCAGAGTTCCGGAAGTCAAAAAGAATTTTATAAAACTTTTCTTGAAGTTAAAAGATTACCAAAAGGCCGCAAGATATGCGGAAGATTATTTTAAGATGAATCCGATAGATAGTGAGATCTTGTATGTGGCTTCTTTTGCTGCAAGAAAGGCGGGTCAGATCAGAAAGGCCTTGGACTTTAGTGAACGTCTTCGATTGAGAGAACCTTCTCATATCAAAAATCTAACGAATCTGGCTGAGATCTATATAGCGGTCAAAAATTTCGATAGGGCGGATTCTATCTTAAAAGATGCGGTCCGTTTGGATCCTTCCAACGAATCTATTTCGAAAGTACAGGATCTTTTGAAAAAATATTCGGACCGCTTTTCGAACGGGAATGGACAGCCTAAGGGATCTTAG